In one Melaminivora jejuensis genomic region, the following are encoded:
- the putA gene encoding trifunctional transcriptional regulator/proline dehydrogenase/L-glutamate gamma-semialdehyde dehydrogenase, translating into MDTAAFFPRPQDAAPLRQAITAATRMPEPQALAPLLAAARLPPAQQQAVQARALALAQALRGRRSEGGRAGLVQALLQQFALSSQEGVALMCLAEALLRIPDAATRDALIRDKVGTGDWARHLGQSPSLFVNAATWGLLLTGRLVATHSESGLKDALRRLTVRGGEPLIRRGVDVAMRMMGEQFVTGETIEQALGNARRLEARGFRYSYDMLGEAALTAGDAQRYQQAYIDAIHAIGQASAGRGVYAGPGISIKLSALHPRYQMAQWQRVMDELYPRVLELARLAQHYDIGLNIDAEEADRLELSLDLLERLCHEPSLAGFAGIGFVIQAYQKRCPAVIDWCIDLARRSGHRLMIRLVKGAYWDSEIKRAQVEGLADYPVHTRKAHTDVSYIACARKLLAAPDAVYPQFATHNVQTLASIWELAGPQRYDGGQYEFQCLHGMGEPLYEQIIGQRPCRIYAPVGTHETLLAYLVRRLLENGANTSFVNRVADTALPLESLIEDPVATVDALAASEGAAGLPHPRIPLPGGLYGAARANSSGLDLAAAPMLAALAQALDASRASACLAAPLVGAAAAPAQVVDLASNTAKNLAGQVLTAIESVAFDNMAQADTAPILLDIRNPADHGDLVGQVREASAGDIDAALAAATACQPAWAATAPAARTQLLRRSAELLQAEAPRLLPLIMREAGKTAANAVAELREAVDFLRYYAAQVESGGWDNATHVPLGPVACISPWNFPLAIFLGQVAAALAAGNVVLAKPAEQTPLIAHEAVRLLHAAGVPHTALQLLPGSGEAVGAALVRDARVQGVMFTGSTEVARILQQSLAQRLGAHGQPVPLIAETGGQNAMVVDSSALAEQVVADVLASAFDSAGQRCSALRVLCLQDECAERILAMLRGALAEQRVGDPGALATDIGPVIDAEAQRGIEDYIASRRKQGHAVHQGALDAAVAARGTFVAPTLIELQDATELGREVFGPVLHVLRHARAELPALLAQINATGYGLTQGVHTRIDETVARVAAQAQAGNLYVNRNMVGAVVGVQPFGGEGLSGTGPKAGGPLYLLRLLAHHPLDAARQAIAATAATAIGTAGGALPAVDASLQPALLAPLQALQTWAQEQEHEGWAAPLAGICAALAQASCAGLQARLPGPTGEKNDYRILPRERVLCLAEGDAPAALLVQLATVLAAGSQALWPASAAALRARLPHAVQERVILLANWQQADFAAVLHGGSAAALLNLQRILTQRPGALTGLAALNADASRQNACTALLRLVLERSTSINTTAAGGNASLMALA; encoded by the coding sequence ATGGACACCGCCGCCTTCTTCCCCCGCCCGCAGGACGCCGCGCCCCTGCGCCAGGCCATCACCGCCGCCACCCGTATGCCCGAGCCGCAGGCGTTGGCGCCGCTGCTGGCCGCCGCGCGACTGCCGCCGGCGCAGCAGCAGGCCGTGCAGGCGCGTGCGCTGGCGCTGGCACAGGCCTTGCGCGGGCGCAGGAGCGAGGGCGGGCGCGCCGGGCTGGTGCAGGCGCTGTTGCAGCAGTTCGCCCTGTCGTCGCAGGAGGGCGTGGCGCTGATGTGCCTGGCCGAAGCGCTCTTGCGCATCCCCGACGCGGCCACGCGCGATGCACTGATCCGCGACAAGGTGGGCACGGGCGACTGGGCGCGGCACTTGGGGCAAAGCCCCTCGCTGTTCGTCAACGCCGCCACCTGGGGCCTGCTGCTGACCGGTCGGCTGGTGGCCACGCACAGCGAATCGGGCCTGAAGGACGCGCTGCGCCGCCTCACCGTGCGCGGCGGCGAGCCTTTGATCCGCAGGGGCGTGGATGTCGCCATGCGCATGATGGGCGAGCAATTCGTGACCGGCGAGACCATTGAGCAGGCCCTGGGCAACGCCCGCCGGCTGGAGGCGCGCGGCTTTCGCTACTCCTACGACATGCTGGGCGAGGCAGCCCTGACCGCAGGCGACGCGCAGCGCTACCAGCAAGCCTACATCGACGCCATCCACGCCATCGGCCAGGCCAGCGCCGGGCGCGGCGTGTATGCCGGACCGGGCATTTCCATCAAACTCAGCGCCCTGCACCCGCGCTACCAGATGGCGCAGTGGCAGCGCGTGATGGACGAGCTGTACCCGCGCGTGCTGGAGCTGGCGCGCCTGGCGCAGCACTACGACATCGGCCTGAACATCGACGCCGAGGAAGCCGACCGGCTGGAGCTGTCGCTGGACTTGCTGGAGCGCCTGTGCCACGAACCCTCGCTGGCCGGCTTTGCCGGCATCGGCTTCGTCATCCAGGCCTACCAAAAGCGCTGCCCGGCGGTCATCGACTGGTGCATCGACCTGGCGCGCAGGAGCGGCCACCGGCTGATGATCCGCCTGGTCAAGGGCGCCTACTGGGACAGCGAGATCAAGCGCGCCCAGGTCGAGGGCCTGGCGGACTACCCCGTCCATACGCGCAAGGCACATACCGACGTGTCCTACATCGCCTGCGCGCGCAAGCTCCTGGCTGCGCCGGATGCGGTCTATCCGCAGTTCGCCACGCACAACGTGCAGACCCTGGCCAGCATCTGGGAGCTGGCCGGGCCGCAGCGCTACGACGGCGGGCAGTACGAATTCCAGTGCCTGCACGGCATGGGCGAGCCGCTGTACGAGCAGATCATCGGCCAGCGCCCCTGCCGCATCTACGCCCCAGTGGGCACGCACGAGACCCTGCTGGCCTACCTGGTGCGCCGGCTGCTGGAAAACGGCGCCAACACCTCGTTCGTCAACCGCGTGGCCGATACGGCGCTGCCGCTGGAATCCCTGATCGAAGACCCCGTGGCCACGGTGGATGCGCTGGCGGCCAGCGAAGGCGCAGCCGGCCTGCCGCACCCGCGTATCCCGCTGCCGGGCGGCCTCTACGGCGCGGCACGCGCCAATTCGAGCGGGCTGGACTTGGCCGCCGCGCCGATGCTGGCCGCCCTGGCACAGGCGCTGGACGCCAGCCGGGCCAGCGCCTGCCTGGCGGCGCCGCTGGTCGGCGCAGCGGCAGCACCGGCGCAGGTTGTAGATTTGGCATCAAATACGGCGAAAAACCTTGCTGGGCAAGTGCTCACAGCTATCGAAAGCGTAGCTTTTGACAACATGGCGCAGGCAGACACCGCCCCTATCCTGCTGGACATCCGCAATCCCGCCGACCACGGCGATCTGGTCGGCCAGGTGCGCGAGGCCAGCGCCGGCGACATCGACGCTGCCCTGGCCGCCGCCACGGCCTGCCAGCCCGCCTGGGCAGCCACCGCCCCTGCCGCGCGCACGCAACTGCTGCGCCGCAGCGCCGAGCTGCTCCAGGCCGAGGCGCCGCGCCTGCTGCCGCTCATCATGCGCGAGGCCGGCAAGACCGCCGCCAACGCCGTGGCCGAGCTGCGCGAGGCGGTGGACTTCCTGCGCTACTACGCCGCGCAGGTCGAATCGGGCGGCTGGGACAACGCCACGCACGTGCCGCTGGGGCCGGTGGCGTGCATCAGCCCGTGGAATTTTCCGCTGGCCATCTTCCTGGGCCAGGTTGCCGCCGCCCTGGCCGCCGGCAACGTGGTGCTGGCCAAGCCCGCCGAGCAAACGCCGCTCATCGCCCATGAGGCCGTGCGCCTGCTGCACGCCGCCGGCGTGCCGCACACGGCGCTGCAGCTGCTACCCGGCAGCGGCGAGGCCGTGGGCGCGGCGCTGGTGCGGGATGCGCGCGTGCAGGGCGTCATGTTCACCGGCTCGACCGAGGTCGCGCGCATCCTGCAACAGAGTCTGGCGCAGCGCCTGGGCGCGCACGGCCAGCCAGTGCCGCTGATCGCCGAAACCGGCGGGCAGAACGCCATGGTCGTGGACTCCTCGGCGCTGGCCGAGCAGGTCGTGGCCGACGTGCTGGCCTCGGCCTTCGACAGCGCCGGCCAGCGCTGCTCGGCGCTGCGCGTGCTGTGCCTGCAGGATGAGTGCGCCGAGCGCATCCTGGCCATGCTGCGCGGCGCCCTGGCCGAGCAGCGCGTGGGCGACCCCGGCGCGCTGGCCACCGACATCGGCCCGGTCATAGACGCCGAAGCGCAGCGCGGCATCGAGGACTACATCGCCAGCCGGCGCAAGCAGGGCCATGCCGTGCATCAGGGCGCGCTGGACGCCGCCGTGGCAGCGCGCGGCACCTTTGTCGCGCCCACGCTGATCGAGCTGCAGGACGCCACCGAGCTGGGCCGCGAGGTCTTCGGCCCGGTGCTGCACGTGCTGCGCCATGCGCGCGCCGAGTTGCCGGCGCTGCTGGCACAGATCAACGCTACCGGCTACGGCCTGACGCAAGGCGTACACACGCGCATCGATGAGACCGTGGCGCGCGTGGCCGCGCAGGCGCAGGCCGGCAACCTGTACGTGAACCGCAACATGGTCGGCGCCGTGGTCGGCGTACAGCCCTTCGGCGGCGAAGGCCTGTCGGGCACCGGGCCGAAGGCGGGCGGGCCGCTGTATCTGCTGCGGCTGCTGGCACACCACCCCCTGGACGCAGCACGCCAGGCCATCGCTGCCACAGCCGCCACAGCCATCGGCACTGCCGGCGGTGCCTTGCCGGCAGTGGACGCCTCGCTGCAGCCGGCCCTGCTGGCGCCGCTGCAGGCGCTGCAGACCTGGGCGCAGGAGCAGGAGCACGAAGGCTGGGCCGCGCCGCTGGCCGGCATCTGCGCCGCCCTGGCCCAGGCCAGCTGCGCCGGCCTGCAGGCCCGCCTGCCCGGCCCGACCGGCGAGAAAAACGACTACCGCATCCTGCCGCGCGAGCGCGTGCTGTGCCTGGCCGAGGGCGACGCGCCCGCCGCCCTGCTGGTGCAGCTGGCCACCGTGCTGGCCGCCGGCAGCCAGGCGCTGTGGCCGGCCAGCGCAGCCGCCCTGCGCGCCCGCCTGCCCCATGCGGTGCAAGAGCGCGTGATCTTGCTGGCCAACTGGCAGCAGGCGGATTTTGCTGCCGTATTGCACGGCGGCAGCGCGGCGGCCCTGCTGAATCTCCAGCGCATATTGACCCAGCGCCCGGGTGCATTGACAGGCCTGGCAGCCCTGAATGCGGATGCATCCCGGCAAAATGCCTGCACGGCCTTGCTGCGCCTGGTGCTGGAGCGCAGCACCAGCATCAACACCACGGCAGCCGGCGGCAATGCCAGCCTGATGGCCCTGGCCTGA
- a CDS encoding Lrp/AsnC ligand binding domain-containing protein, which translates to MKAPETFSLDRIDLRILKILQTDGRLSNLKLAEAVSLSPTAVLARVQRLTQGGFILGYEARLNPLKLGAGMLVFVEVLLDRTTPNVFEQFKAAVQVHPQIMECHMVAGGFDYLLKTRSADMAAYRRFAGDVLWQLPGVRETRTYAVMEEVKHCSHLHLP; encoded by the coding sequence ATGAAAGCGCCTGAAACCTTCAGTCTGGATCGCATAGACCTGCGCATCCTGAAGATCCTGCAAACCGACGGGCGGCTGTCCAACCTGAAGCTGGCCGAGGCCGTGTCGCTGTCGCCCACGGCCGTGCTGGCCCGCGTGCAGCGGCTGACGCAGGGCGGCTTCATCCTGGGCTACGAGGCGCGGCTCAACCCGCTCAAGCTGGGTGCCGGGATGCTGGTCTTCGTCGAAGTGCTGCTCGACCGCACCACGCCCAATGTCTTCGAGCAGTTCAAGGCCGCCGTGCAGGTACACCCGCAGATCATGGAGTGCCACATGGTGGCCGGCGGCTTCGACTACCTGCTCAAGACGCGCTCGGCGGACATGGCGGCCTACCGGCGCTTTGCCGGCGACGTGCTGTGGCAGCTGCCCGGGGTGCGCGAGACGCGCACCTATGCGGTGATGGAGGAGGTCAAGCACTGCAGCCATCTGCACCTGCCCTGA